The following coding sequences are from one Streptomyces venezuelae window:
- the prcB gene encoding proteasome subunit beta, translated as MEANPRSTGRLPAAFLTPGSSSFMDFLSEHQPEILPGNRQLPPTQGVIEAPHGTTIVAVTFPGGVVLAGDRRATMGNVIAQRDIEKVFPADEYSAVGIAGTAGLAVEMVKLFQLELEHFEKVEGATLSLEGKANRLSTMIRSNLGMAMQGLAVVPLFAGYDVDREKGRIFSYDVTGGRSEEHGFAATGSGSVFARGAMKKLYHDGLTEEQATTLVVQALYDAADDDSATGGPDMARRIFPIVTVISDEGFRRLTDDESSAIARSILEKRLEQPDGPRAALL; from the coding sequence GTGGAAGCCAATCCTCGTAGCACCGGGCGTCTACCAGCTGCCTTCCTGACGCCTGGTTCGTCGTCGTTCATGGATTTCCTCTCCGAGCACCAGCCGGAGATCCTCCCCGGCAACCGCCAACTGCCGCCCACGCAGGGCGTCATCGAGGCGCCGCACGGCACGACCATCGTGGCCGTGACGTTCCCCGGCGGTGTCGTCCTCGCCGGTGACCGGCGGGCGACGATGGGCAACGTCATCGCGCAGCGCGACATCGAGAAGGTGTTCCCGGCCGACGAGTACTCGGCGGTGGGTATCGCCGGTACGGCGGGTCTGGCCGTGGAGATGGTGAAGCTCTTCCAGCTGGAGCTTGAGCACTTCGAGAAGGTGGAGGGGGCCACGCTGTCGCTGGAGGGCAAGGCGAACCGGCTCTCCACGATGATCCGCAGCAACCTCGGCATGGCGATGCAGGGTCTCGCCGTGGTGCCGCTCTTCGCGGGGTACGACGTGGACCGCGAGAAGGGCCGCATCTTCTCGTACGACGTGACGGGTGGGCGTTCGGAGGAGCACGGGTTCGCGGCGACCGGTTCGGGTTCGGTCTTCGCGCGGGGTGCGATGAAGAAGCTCTACCACGACGGTCTGACGGAGGAGCAGGCGACGACGCTGGTCGTCCAGGCGTTGTACGACGCCGCGGACGACGACTCGGCGACGGGCGGCCCGGACATGGCGCGGCGGATCTTCCCCATCGTCACCGTGATTTCCGACGAGGGGTTCCGGAGGCTGACGGATGACGAGTCGTCGGCCATTGCGCGTTCGATCCTGGAGAAGCGTCTGGAGCAGCCGGACGGCCCGCGGGCCGCACTGCTCTGA
- a CDS encoding endonuclease VII domain-containing protein — translation MYGRRSLFLRGTSTVALIASQKGLCVICLSAPAVHVDHCHETGKVRGVLCFNCNSGIGKLGDDPDKTRRATAYLEGNSWKPILVAPGVYQLPS, via the coding sequence ATGTACGGCCGAAGGTCGCTGTTCCTGAGGGGCACAAGTACTGTCGCGCTGATCGCCTCTCAAAAGGGGCTCTGCGTGATCTGTCTCAGTGCCCCCGCAGTCCATGTGGATCACTGTCACGAGACGGGTAAAGTCCGTGGCGTACTGTGCTTCAACTGCAACTCGGGCATCGGCAAGTTGGGGGACGACCCCGACAAGACCCGCCGAGCCACCGCTTACCTGGAAGGAAACTCGTGGAAGCCAATCCTCGTAGCACCGGGCGTCTACCAGCTGCCTTCCTGA
- a CDS encoding ubiquitin-like protein Pup encodes MATKDTGGGQQKATRPTEETEEQTQDAQASEDLKERQEKLSDDVDSVLDEIDDVLEENAEDFVRSFVQKGGQ; translated from the coding sequence ATGGCGACCAAGGACACCGGCGGCGGACAGCAGAAGGCGACGCGTCCCACCGAGGAGACCGAGGAGCAGACGCAGGACGCGCAGGCTTCGGAGGACCTCAAGGAACGCCAGGAGAAGCTGAGCGACGACGTCGACTCGGTTCTTGACGAAATTGACGATGTCCTCGAGGAGAATGCGGAGGACTTTGTGCGCTCCTTCGTTCAGAAGGGCGGACAGTAG